In Chiroxiphia lanceolata isolate bChiLan1 unplaced genomic scaffold, bChiLan1.pri scaffold_110_arrow_ctg1, whole genome shotgun sequence, the sequence CAGGTTCAAATCCACGTCCGGCACCGAGATTTTGGGCGACTTAATGTTCAGTTTCGGCATCTTAAATTTGGGGCCTTTTATCTTCCCTTCCGGGCATTCCAAGTCCACCTCGGGCATCTCAACATCCACTTTGGGACCTTCCACGTCCATCCTGGGAACTTCCACATCCACCTTGGGACCTTTCACGTCTATTTTGGGGCCTTTCACGTCCACCTTGGGACCCTCCACGTCTACTTTGGGGCCCTTCAGATCTCCGGAGATCTTTGGGCCAGAAATTGCCACGTCCCCCTTCAGTTTTGGGACCTTCAACCCCAGATCCACGTCTGGCATGGACAGTTTTGGGGTCTGAACGTTCAGTTCGGGTATTTTGAACTTGAgaccttttcctttcacttctggCCCTTCGATGTCCACGCCCGGGACATCGACGTCCACCTTGGGGCCAGAAATGTCCATTTTGGGGGTGGAAATGTCCACTTTGGGGCCAGAAATGTCCACCTCGCCCTTGGGAAGAGTCACCTCGACGTTGGGGGTCTCTCCCTTCACCCCAAATTTGGGCATTTTCAGCTTGGGGAACTTCAGTTTGCCCTCAGGACCTTGGACGTCCAGGTCGGGCACTTCAACGTCGACTTTGGGGCCTTTGATGTCGAGTCCGGGGGCTTTCAGCTCCCCTTCCAGTTTGGGGGCGGAAACATCCAGGTCTCCCTTCACTTTGGGACCTTTGAGGTTCAGGTCGATGTCGGGCATCGAGATCTGGGGGGTCTTGATGCTCATCTCGGGCACCTTCACCTTGGGGCCCTTCAGCTTCCCCTCGGGCCCGTGGATGTCCACGCTCGGCACGTCGACACCGGGGCAGGAAACGTCCACTTTGCCCTTTGGAAGGGCCACCTCGACCTCGGGGGCCTCTCCCTTCACCCCAAATTTGGGCATTTTCAGCTTGGGGAACTTCAGTTTGCCCTCGGGACCTTGGATGTCCAGGTCTGGGCTCCCAACGTCAACTTTGGGGCCTTTGAGCTCCAGTTGGGGCCCCTCCAAAGCGGGGACGGAGGCGTCGAGGTCGCCCCTCACCTTGGCACCGTTGAGGTTCAGGTCGACGTCGGGCATGGAGACCTTGGGGGCCTTGATGTGCATCTCGGGCACCTTCACTTTGCCTTCGGGCCCCTGGATGTCCACGCTTGGCATctccaccctgggcagggaaaCATCGACATCCCCCTTGGGCAGGGTCACATCCACCTCGGGGCCCTCTACCTTGACCCCGGGCATCCCAAACTTGGGCATCTTGAACTTGGGCATCTTGAACTTCCCCTCTGGGCCGTGAATGTCCACATCAGGGGCCTCGATGTCCACTTTGGGGCCCTTTATGCCCACGCTTGGGACATCAACATCCACCTTGGGGCCACAAATGTCCACCTTGGGGCCCTTCAGGTCAACCTTGGGGCCAGAAATGTCCACTTTGGGGCCAGAAATGTCCACTTCCCCCTTGGGAAGAGTCACCTCGACGTTGGGGGTCTCTCCCTTCACCCCAAATTTGGGCATTTTCAGCTTGGGGAACTTCAGTTTGCCCTCAGGACCTTGGACGTCCAGGTCTGGGCTCCCAACGTCAACTCTGGGGCCTTTGATGTCGAGTCCGGGGGCTTTCAGCTCCCCTTCCAGTTTGGAAACGTCCAGATTTCCTTTCACTCCGGGACCTTTGAGGTTCAGGTCGACGTCGGGCACCGAGATCTGGGGGGTCTGGACGTGCAGCTCCGGCGTCTTCCCCGCGGGGCCTTTAAGCTCCAGTTGGGGCCCTTTGAACTCGCCGCCCACGGCCGGGATGGAAACGTCCACCTCTCCCTTCAGCCCCTTGGCGCCGACGTCCACGTTGGGGCCCTTCACGCGACCCCCGAATTCCACCTCGGGCGCCTTCACGTCCACCTGGAGCCCCTTGGGGCCGAGTCCCGGGAGGTCCCCCCCCACCTTGGGGACGGTGACCCCCCCCAGGTCCCCCTTGGCCTGGGGGCCCTTCAGGCTCAAGTTCACGTCGGAGAGGGAGATTTGGGGCGTCTCCACCTTCTTGAAGGCGGGGCCTTTCCACCCTCCTTCGACGGCCGCCTCGCCCTTGGGGACCCCGATTTCCAGGGCGGGGCCGTCCCCCCGCGAGTCCAGGGCGGTGAATTTGGGGCAGGTCATGTGCGGGATCTTGACCTTCCCCTTGGTGCCGTCGGCGCCGGGAGCCGTGAGCTCCATGCCAGGGCCGTCGATGCCGACGCCGGGGACTCCCAGTTGAGGGGAGGGGACCTTCCCGGCTGTGGCTGAGGGGGGTGACACCTGGACAGGTGAGCAGGTGATGTCCATGTCGGCGCCCGCCGGGGGGGCTGGAGCTTCACCACTGCCGGCCTGGAACCcaaatttggggatttttaaagCAGGAATCTTGATCTTCCCCACGTCCACGGGCGGCGGAGACCCGTCGACCTCTCCCTGGAGACACGGGGCTTGTCCTTTCCCGTCCACCCTGGGCCCCTTGACGTGGAATcccatctccagctctcccatCTGTCCATTGGTTTCAACCCTGGGTGACCCTGGAAACGCGACAGAGCCTTTCCAGCCCATCGACGTCTCCGGCGGGAAGGCTTTTCCAGTTTCTCCACCAGGAATTTGGCTCTCTGGCTGAGTCCTCAGCTCTCCCGTTGGCAGCCGGATTTTCCCGGGCTCTCCGTCGGCGCCGAGGGCGATTCCCGGGCTCGGGACTCGGATGTCGAGGTCGGTGCCCGCGGCGCTGAGGTCGCCGGCGCCGCCGTGCCGGCTGACGTCCACGGTGTAGGCCGTGACCTTCCTGGTGACCGTGATGGTCCTGCTCTGCGTCCCCCCGCCCTCGGCGTCCGCCCCTTCCTCCGACTTCAGCCGGGGCTTGATCTTGGTGGTGTAAATCCTCCTGTACTCCTCGTCATCTCCGCTCTGCAACCGAGACGACACCGGATCAGCATCTCCACCGCCTTCCTTCCCCCCACAACcaccacaaccaccaccacAGCCACCAGCCACTACCGTCCCCACCGCCCTCCTCCCCCCGGCGCCTGATCTTGGTGGTGTAAATCCTCCTGTACTCCTCGTCATCTCCACTCTGGAACGGAGACGACCCCGGATCGTCATCTCCACCACCTTCCTTCCCCCCACAACCACCACCACTATCCCCAGCgccctcctccccagcacctgATCTCGGTGGTGTAAAACCTCCTGTACTCCTCATCCTCTCCACTCTGGAAGCAAGACAACCCCAGATCGTCATCTCCactgccttccttccccccacaaccaccacaaccaccaccaccgTCCCCACCGCCCTCCTCCCCCCAACGCCTGATCTCGGTGGTGTAAAACCTCCTGTACTCCTCGTCATCTCCACTCTGGAAGCAAGACAACCCCGGATCAACACCTCCACCACCTTCCTTCACCCCACAACCACCACCACTATCCCCAGCGCCTGATCTCGGTGGTGTAAAACCTCCTGTACTCCTCATCATCTCCACTCTGGAAGCAAGACAAACCCGGATCGTCATCTCCACCGCCTTCcttccccccaaaaccaccaccacaaccaccaccacaaccaccaccacaaccaccaccacaaccaccaccacaacCACCACCGTCCCCAGCGCCCGGCACTCACCAGCACGACCTCGGGGCTGCCGGCGGCGAACACGTCGTGCGCCCAGGGCTGGCCGGGCAGGGGGGAGCGGTCGCCGCGGCGCTGCAGCCGCAGTCCCACGGTGTGGTGGCCCATGGTCTGCAGCAGCTGCGCCACCTCCCCCGACTGCAGGTTGTCGAAGTAGACGGTGGCACTCACGATCTGATCCCCTGCGGGCGCGGGCGGGTcagggggggagagggagggaggagcccCCTCGTCCCCACCGGGGGTGGCCGTGGGGTCAGTGCCCAGGAGGGCGGAGGAGGAACCACCCAAGGTGCCACCAGGATGGATAAACAGCCCCAAAGATCCTGGTTTTCCCCTAAAACCCACAGGGAGGAGCCCCCTCGTCCCCACCGGGGGTGGTCGTGGGGTCATCGCCCAtgagggtggaggaggaagcACCCCAGGTGCCACCAGGATGGACCAAAGAGCCCCAAAGACCTGGTTTTTACACCCAAAACCCTCAGGGAGGAACCCCAGGATGGACCAAAGAGCCCCAAAGATCCTGGTTTTTACACCCAAAACCCTCAGGGAGGAACCCCAGGATGGACCAAACAGCCCCAAAAACCTGGTTTTTACACCCAAAACCCTCAAGGAGGAGCCCCCACGACTCCACCGGGAGTGACTGTGGGGTCACCGCCCAtgagggtggaggaggaagcACCTGAGGTGCCACCAGGATGGATAAACAGCCCCAAAATATCCcgttttttccctccccagaaCTCCCCTGGCACGGTGCCACCATCCCGGTGCCCACCCTGTGGGGatggggctgagcagaggggggAGAGATTTTGGTGGGGGAGAGATTTtggtgggggagagggagggaggagcccCCTCGTCCCCACCAGGAGTGGTCGTGGGGTCATCGCCCACGAGGGTGGAGGAGGAACCACCCAAGGTGCCACCAGGATGGATCAACAACCCCAAAGACCCCATTTTtaaccccaaaaacccctcagGGAGGAGCCCCCTGTCCCCACTAGGAGTGATTGTGGGGTCATCACCCAGGAGGGCGGAGGAAGAAGCACCTGAGGTGCCACCAGGATGGATCAACAACCCCAAAGaccccctttttcccccaaaaaacccttgGGGAGGAGCCCCTGCACCACCAGGAGGGATcaaacacccccaaacccctcaatTTGTCCCCCCCAGACACCCCCTCCAGACCCCACCCTCCTTGATGACACCCATCCTGACCAACCCGTCAGGTCCCACCGGGAGGGATCAAACAGCCCCAAAGCCCCcgtttttccccccaaaataccCTCGGAGAGGAGACCCTGTGCCACCAGGATGGATCAAACAGCCCCAAAGTCCctgtttttcccccaaaaaaccctcaggGAGGAGCCCCCTGTCCCCAGTAGGAGTGACTGTGGGGTCATCACCCAGGAGGGCGGAGGAAGAAGCACCCGAGGTGCCACCAGGATGGATCAACAGCCCCAAAgaccccctttttccccccaaaaaaaaccttGGGGAGGAGCCCCTGCACCCAAACAGCCCCGAACCCCTCAGTTTGtcccccccagacccccttcCCAGGCCCCACCTTCCTTGACGACGCCCATGCGGGCGGCGGGGGAGTTCTGCTGGACGCGCTTGACGAAGACGCCGTCGTCGGTCTGGTCGATGGTGATGCCGTGGGAGCCGCTGCCCTGCCAGTTGGGCAGCAGGATCTCCCGcgtctcctcctccttctccatctGCAGCCGGGATCggggaggggggtgaggggcagggacaccccggAGGGgtcagggaggaggaggaggaggaggagggagagcccCGGGCGGCCCCACTGACCTTGTCGGGAGGAAGGTCCCGCCCGGATCCGCCCCAGGAATCCTCTGCCCTCGCCCGTCGGACCTCGCGGCGGTTCCTGTGTCACCTTCCCAGCCTGGAGGGGacagcgggggggggggggggggtcagtgAAGCTCCATCTCTCCCCCCCCAgatccctcttccttccctcagaACCTCTGGATGGGACGGATCCGGCTCCGCGAGCTCCGGGGACAAGGACTCGCTGTCCCCTCGTCCCCCTGCCCTGAAGGTCCTTCTGGGCCAGCTCGGCCCCAggagcagctttccctgcccGGGAATCCACGTTTCCGCTGTTTTGGGGGAATTAAAGGAAttccagggctgggctgggtgggaaGGACGGAGCGGGGCTGGTGTTGGAATGTCACCTGTCCCCTGTCACCTGCGTCACCTCGGGCGCTGAACCCCCCCCAGGGTCAACTCCTCGGGCACCCACGGATGTTTTGAGGGGATTTCTCCGTTTTTTAGGGAATTTCAGGCTGGGATGAGACAGAAATCAGGATGAAACCCTCCTCCCGTCGCAGTcacaaagggaaagggagggatgAGCCCGATCCTTGCGGATCCGGGATTTGGGAATGTGGGACAGGCCCTGCCCCAGGAGGTCACCGGGACAACCCACCTCGTTCCAGTCCCCGTTCCTCAACCCCACCGGGAATTTCGGGAGAGGTTTGGGATCTCCAGCTGGTTTGGGGGTGGAGCCGTCACCGCCCAGGCCTCGCCtggaccccccaaaaccacctccCAGATTGTCCCATTCCCACCAGCCCCgaaggggatttggggggggggggaattttgggaaggggggggcGGAGGGTGGTTGTTGTTTCCCCGCCCCCaaacaacccccaaaccacccagGGGGCCTTTTCCAGCTCCACAAACCGGGAAAGGTGGGATGGGACCCCTGGGGGCCACCCAgtccccaacccccccagcCGAGGGTCCGGGGGGGGGACAACACCGGGAGGACCGGGAAGGTCCCTGGGGATGGagcccctgtcccccccccccaatttggGGAGCCTGAGGACCCCccggggggggtggggggatcATTCTCCAGGGGGTTCCTGGTTTTTTAACCCCCTGGATGTTGGGACACCACGGTGGGGGGGGGTGGTGCCAGATCGAGGGGAGGGGACCCTCACGGAGTTCagagggagatttgggggggtcccaccCCCGGGAGGAGCTGCCCCCCCTACACCGACCCCCACCAGAGACCCCCAagctggggtgggggtgggggtgtggAATTGCCACCCCAGGGGTCCTGGTGGCCACGGAGCCACCGAGGTGTCCCCGGTGCCGAGGAGGTGACAGGGGACCCTGTCCAGTGAggggggggggacacgaggAGGGACAACCCGGGGATGGGCAGGTCCTGGGGGCAGAGGGACCCCCTGAGTGTCACCACGGGGGTCCCCAAGTgccagcaggggctggggggacagtGGCCATAAAGAGACCCTCTGGCTGTCACCGAGGGGGTCcccaagctctgccaggggctGCCCGGGGGGGGTGGTGGCATCTCCCCCCCCAATGGAGTTCCAGGAGGTGGGGGGTGGTCCCGGGGGGGTCTCCAGACACCCCAgctggaggggggaggggggtggtggCACCTCCACCCTCTGGGAAGCTCCGGGTGACACTGGGTGGTctcggggggggggagggtttTGGGTGAAGGGGGGGGGGCAGCCCGATCTGACCTTGGGGATGAGGGGGGGTCCCATCCCgcctccccccacccccgtGGGTGTCTCCAGAGGGGCCCGATCCGGCCGCGGAAGCCTCTGGAAGGCTCCTCTCGGCGGCGGCCGAACAGGTTTGTGACTCAGGGCTGGGCGGGGgctccggggggggggggggagccccggggaggagggggaaggggggggccCGAGGGGGGGGTGACTCAGACCCGCCCCGAGCTCAGGGAGCGGCCGCGGCCGCGCTCGGGCCCCGCGGGCGCTTCCCCCGCGCCGCGAAAGGGGCGAGGAGCGGCTCTTCCAGGAGTTTTCCAAGGGTTTCCCAAGGGTTTCCCAAGGGTTTTCCAAGGGTTTTCCAAGGGTTtcgccccctccccacccccaccaCAGCCCGGGGTGTCCTCGGGAGGGGGAGGGGCTCGtttcacacccccccccccgggcacaGGGGACACCTTCGCGTGTCCCCTCGGCGGTGCCACCCCCGtcgttccccccccccccccgccacaACCGCCCGCGGCTATTTTTGGGGTGAACCAcgtgctgcccctgccctgtatttttagttttcccccccccccccgtgtccccaaaAAGCCGCAGCGGGAGGGAGATGCCACCCGCGGCCGTGGCACCTCCCGGGGTCCCCCCCCCGGCACCCGAAAAAAAAAGAGCCGAACACCCCCCGAACACCCCCAGAACGGGCGCTGACATCGCGAcaggggcggcggcgggacccTCCCCCACGCCCACTCCTacccccccacacccacccCCCAATACCCCTGGGGGCTGTTTAGGgaccccctcccccccccactCCTGGGGGCTGTTTGGGACAACGCTGGGGGGGTCAGAGCTGACAGAGGgaccccccacacacacccctgaGTGCTCtttgggggggggacacggggacggTGGTGGGACCCCCTCCCACCCTGGGTGCTGTTTGGGGGGCACTGGTGGGGCGTGGGGATGGTGTTGGGATCCCCCCACACCCCTGGGTGCTCTTTTGGGGCCCTCCCCACCCCCGGGTGCTGTTTGGGgacccctcccagccctggacGCTGTTtaggggacagggggacagtgTTGGGACCCCCACCCCCGGGTGCTGTTTAGGGCGAACCCCCACCCCCCGTgagcccccccccagcccagatCCCCGCTCCCGGCCGGGTGTTTGTGCAGCCGCGGCCGATCCCGGCGGCTCCGGGGCCACAAAGGGACGATTTGCTGAGGCCACAGGTCCTTAATCACCCAAAAACCGGCCCGGCGGCTGCggcggaggggggggggggggagcggcCAGAACCTCCGCGACCCCCCTTCCTCCTACAGCGCCCTCATCATCCTCGCCGCTCACTGAGGACCCCCACGGTGTCACCCCCACGGTGTCACCCCCACGGTGTCACCCCCACCCTCCTCATCCCCATCTCCAGACCCCAAAGACCCCTCCCCGCAGCGCCCCCCCCGCGGTGTCGCTGTCACAGCATCGCCCTCGCGGTGTCAcctcccagggaccccccaggaccctcctcatcctcctccccccttcccctcccccaacTGACACCACGCCGGGAACCATCAACATCCCCCGGGGGGGGCATCGGACCCccaaaactggggggggggggtgtccccaaAATCCTTCACAGCCACCAGCAGCgaacccccaacccccccagcGAGGGGCAAGACCCCGGGATGGGGGAAGGGGGGCAGAATCCCAAATCTGGGGGTGTCTGGAGGGGACTGGACCCCCAAATTTGGGTGGGATTGGACCCCCAAATGTGAGGATGTCTGGGATGGGTTGGACCCCCAGATTTGGAAGGCGTTGGATCCCCAAATGTGGGCATGTCTGGGACGAGTCGGACGCCCAAGTTTGGGGGGCACGGGACTCCCAAATGTGGGGATGTCTGGGGGATGTTGGACCCCCAAACGTGGGGATGTTCGGGACGGGTTGGACCCCCAAATTTGGGGGCTCGGGCGGGGCAGGGGCCGCTCCGGGGGCCGCGAGCAGCCCGGGCCGGTGACGGCCGGTGACGCACGGCCCGGGATCCTCCCAGGAAAACCCTCCAGGAGCTGCCGCCAACCGCGGAAAACCATCCCCAAAATGGGGACGGAACGAGGGAAAACcggggaaagggagggaggaaaaaaagtgggggagagaaggaaaaaaaaaaaaccaaaccaacaaaaaacccccaaaaaattcataaaaaaccaaaaaggggAGCGAACGGCGGGtgcgaggcggcggcggcggcggcggtggcggccgGGCGGGGCCCCCGCGGCCGGTACCGGTTGAACCGGCTGGGGCGAGAGTCCCGCGGGCGTCGAGGATCCCGGGGATCCGGGAGGatcccgccgccgccaccgcggCTCCCGGACCGGTTCCACCGGGTCCTGCCCGGACGCTGCCCGCGGCCACACGCGGTGGCGTCGGGGcattttgggagggggggggggggagtgggcGGGATTGCGGCCCCTTcaccccacccccacccccaaaaccgGACGAGGGGGGTCCCCGCTGTGCCCCCGGAGCTGCCGCGTGCACCCCAAAATCTTcggaggggggtggggggcgcTCAGAAGCAGCgctgggcccccccccccctccgaCCCCCCCGCTCAGGGTGGGGTTGGATTTGGGGGTCCCGCGGTGCTTttcaggggaggggggggcctCTCTCAGGTGGGTGGGGCCTCGCTGAGCCCCCcgaaatgggggggggggttccccCAGGaagaggggggaggggagggaagtggCGCGTGGGTGCGACCGCACCCCAAAAACCGCAGCGGGTGCGCGGGGGGGGCACCTGGGCCCCCCTCCCCCGAGCCCCCCTAAATCCCACCTCCCCCATCGACGCGTCCAAACAGCCTTTGAGTGGGTTGGGGGAGATCGAGCGAACCCCAAAATTAAccgcccccccctccctcctgtgCCGGGCCCTTCCCACCCCCGCGCTGAAACCGGCCCTGATGAACGTTAATTAACTGAACCTTCATTAACCGATCGCCTACGCGCGGCCGCGCCCTCGTGGGATCCCGGGgatccccccccccgccccgcaaCCCCCCCTACCCAcggcaccgggacccccccgggggtcccccGAACCCGGACGGGGCGGGGATGGGcacgggagggggggggaggggggatcTCCGTGGCCCCGCCCCCAGCGGGGACTCCCCGGGCGCGGtcggagggggggggggaggggggagccacGCCCTGAGCGCGGCCAGGACGtcccgggacccccgggaccccccccgcacccccggGACACGCGTGggaccccccccaccccgccccgTGGGAGACCCACGAGACCCCCCCGAGACCCTCCGCCCCTACACACCCGGGAGTCCCGGAGCTCCCCTCGGACAATCACGGGACACGCGTGGGCCCCCCCGACACCGCCCCGTGGAGTTCCTGGGGCTCCCGGagccccccaggacaccccccctgcacccccggGAGCAGCGGAGCCCCCCGGGACAGTCACGGGACacccccccctgcacccccacaACAGGCTCGGGACCACCGGGATACACCCCCGGGGCTACCGGAGCCCCCCGCGACACCCCCGGGACCACCGGGAGACACCCCCCCTGCACTCTTGGGGCTACCGGAGCCCCCCGAGACCCCTCGGGATACTTCCCCAACACCCCCCTGAACTCCCGGAGAGTCCCGGGACCACCAGAGCCCCCCCGGGACACTCCCGGGACACTCCCGGGACACCCCCTCTGCACCCCCGGGACAGTCCCGGGACCCCCCTCGCTGCAGTCCCGGGACCCCCGGAGCTCCCCGGGACGCTCCCGGGGcaccccccccgccccgcccggaGCCGCCGTTCCCGTCGTGGCGCGTTCCCGTTTCCCGGCGCGTTCCCGTTTCCCGGCGCGTTCCCGGTCGGTACCTGCGGGCAGCGGGCTCAGCTCCCGGCCCGGGCCATGGCCGGTGCCGGATTCCTGGCGGCGGGTCCCGATCCCGGTGGTCCcggagcggccccggcgggTCCGTGCGCGGCGGGATCGCGGCGAGTGGCCGCGCCCGGGCGGGTCCCGGCTCTTGTACGGCGGCGGAGCCTCCCCCGCCCCGGCGGGGAGGgaccggcccggcccggccccgggacAGGGATCGGCCCCGGGACAGCCCAGGGAGCGGCCCAGCCCCGCGcagggagcgggagcgggagcgggatcgggatcgggatcgcGGAGCCCGGACCGGGACAGAGCCCGGCCCGAGCCGGGACCGGCACCGGGACCGATCCCGACCCGCTCCCGGTCCTGGGCCCGATCCAATTTCTGTcccagtcctgctcctgctcccgctcccgcccccgATCCGATCCAATTCCTATCCCGATCCAGTTTTGGTCCTGATCCGATCCCATTCCCGATCCAAGTCTCATCTCGGTCCCGGTCCCGATCCAGTTCCTGTCCTGGTCCTGATCCCGATCAAATTCCAGTCCCGGTCCTGTTCCTGGTCCTGCTTCTGGTCCTGGTCTCGACCTCGACTCCGACCcgatcccggtcccggtcccggtcccggtcccgatCCCGGTCCCGATCCAATCCCGGTCCTGACCCCGGTCCTCGTCCGATCCTGCTCCTGTCGCGATCCAATCGCGGTCCTGGTCCCGACCCGATCCAATCCCGGTGCCGATCCGATCCCGTTCCCAATCCCGGTCCCGGTGTCCGTCGGGGCTCCACTTCGAGGGTCCCCCCGGAGACCCTCCCCTCCCCGGACCCGGATCCCCCCTCCGCCCTCGCGGTTACCCCCCCCCCATCGAGGTAAACCCCTCCCCCCTCCAGGTCACCCCTCCCCCAGATACACCCCAagaccctcccccccccaaatcccctccccaaatccccccttcCCGGTAACCCCGCCCCCCCTCCAGGTGAATCCCAAGCTCCGCCCCCTCCCCAGGTAACCGCGACCCCCCCAGGTCACCCCAAACTCCCCTCCCAAATAAGCCCCGCCCCCGAGGTGAACCCCACCCACCTCAGGTAACCCTGAGCCCCCCCCGagacacccccagaccccccccccttcagggacccccccagggTAACCCCTAAAGCCCCCCAGAGGTGACCCCAGTTCCTCCCCCCCAAAACAGACCCCCCCCGAGGGACCTCCCAGACCCCCCCTCCCTTTGGGCAACACCAagacccccccaggaccccccaggaccccccagaaccccccaggACCTCCCTCAAGGtcacccccagacccctcaaGGGgaaaccccaaaactcccctCAAGAGATAGcacccaaccccccccaaagcCACCCCCTCATCCTAATTCCCCCCCGACCACCCCCCCTTGGGACCACCCCCTAAATGCCCCCCCCAGGTGActcc encodes:
- the LOC116781614 gene encoding neuroblast differentiation-associated protein AHNAK-like, which encodes MEKEEETREILLPNWQGSGSHGITIDQTDDGVFVKRVQQNSPAARMGVVKEGDQIVSATVYFDNLQSGEVAQLLQTMGHHTVGLRLQRRGDRSPLPGQPWAHDVFAAGSPEVVLSGDDEEYRRIYTTKIKPRLKSEEGADAEGGGTQSRTITVTRKVTAYTVDVSRHGGAGDLSAAGTDLDIRVPSPGIALGADGEPGKIRLPTGELRTQPESQIPGGETGKAFPPETSMGWKGSVAFPGSPRVETNGQMGELEMGFHVKGPRVDGKGQAPCLQGEVDGSPPPVDVGKIKIPALKIPKFGFQAGSGEAPAPPAGADMDITCSPVQVSPPSATAGKVPSPQLGVPGVGIDGPGMELTAPGADGTKGKVKIPHMTCPKFTALDSRGDGPALEIGVPKGEAAVEGGWKGPAFKKVETPQISLSDVNLSLKGPQAKGDLGGVTVPKVGGDLPGLGPKGLQVDVKAPEVEFGGRVKGPNVDVGAKGLKGEVDVSIPAVGGEFKGPQLELKGPAGKTPELHVQTPQISVPDVDLNLKGPGVKGNLDVSKLEGELKAPGLDIKGPRVDVGSPDLDVQGPEGKLKFPKLKMPKFGVKGETPNVEVTLPKGEVDISGPKVDISGPKVDLKGPKVDICGPKVDVDVPGVDIKGPKVDIEAPDVDIHGPEGKFKMPKFKMPKFGMPGVKAEGPEVDMALPTGNLDVSGPKVDIEGPEVDIEGPEGKLKGPKFKMPEMNIKAPKISMPDIDLNLKGPKVKGGVDVSVPKLEGDLKGPELDIKGPKVDIEAPDVDIHGPEGKFKMPKFKMPKFGMPGVKAEGPEVDVTLPTGNLDVSGPKVDIEGPEVDVELPEGKVKGPKFKMPEMHFKTPKISMPDVDFNLKGPKVKGDLDVSVPKVEGDLKGPDIDIKGPKVDVDLPDVELEGPEGKLKGPKFKMPEMNIKAPKISMPDVDFNLKGPKIKGDVDVSVPKLEGDLKGPELDIKGPKVDIEAPDVDIHGPEGKFKMPKFKMPKFGMPGVKAEGPEVDVTLPTGNLDVSGPKVDIEGPEVDVELPE